The following proteins come from a genomic window of Trifolium pratense cultivar HEN17-A07 linkage group LG4, ARS_RC_1.1, whole genome shotgun sequence:
- the LOC123920660 gene encoding uncharacterized protein LOC123920660: protein MATFNNGQFPANLPILDGKNYDNWSKQMKVLFNYQDVMEQVISGVEPLSERCNRGSKNTTQRIEEERLQGIVHNSSKSKQAWDILAPAYAGDQKVKKVKLQTLRSKFAQLQMEEKETVSEFFTKIAKLVNEMKACGEIVSGTMRVEKILRSLTPKFDYVVAAIEESKDLDSIKVEELQGSLEAHEQRMNQRNSDKSNGEIALQVQQGNKNKKGKGKWQGNKGKDSYQNGNGKENQDTKGGGNQKKQFNGGRGGYNGGGRGGRGKFDKKHIQCYNCQNYGHFADECRFREESSDVEAKMARNDDDDDEGSVMLLVTTKDESDLQEKWYLDTGCTTHMTGRKDWFTSLKATQNHNVKFADNNSLAVQAIGDVTIKRKDGKCSVISGVLYIPGMKCNLLSIGQLLEKDYRIVMENKLLKVYNTKGNLMLKTEMSKNRTFKIGLNVLNHKCLMTASSREEWRWHYRMGHLNFKDLSLLQK from the exons ATGGCAACCTTTAACAATGGTCAATTCCCTGCGAATCTACCAATTTTGGATGGAAAGAATTATGATAATTGGAGCAAACAGATGAAAGTTTTGTTCAATTATCAAGATGTGATGGAACAAGTGATTAGTGGTGTTGAACCACTCTCAGAAAGGTGCAACAGAGGTTCAAAGAACACAACAcaaagaattgaagaagaaagactaCAAGGCATTGTTCATAATTCATCAAAGT CTAAGCAAGCTTGGGATATCTTGGCTCCAGCTTATGCTGGAGATcagaaggtgaagaaagtgaaGTTACAAACCCTAAGAAGCAAGTTTGCACAGCTACaaatggaagagaaagaaaCTGTAAGTGAATTCTTcactaaaattgcaaaattagttaatgaaatgaaagcTTGTGGAGAAATTGTGTCTGGTACAATGAGAGTAGAAAAGATATTGAGATCTTTAACTCCTAAGTTTGACTATGTGGTAGCTGCTATAGAAGAATCTAAGGATCTTGACAGTATCAAGGTTGAGGAACTGCAAGGTTCTTTAGAAGCACATGAGCAAAGGATGAATCAGAGAAATTCTGATAAATCCAATGGTGAGATAGCATTACAAGTTCAGCAGGGtaataagaataagaaaggaaagggaaaatgGCAAGGCAATAAGGGAAAAGATAGTTATcagaatggaaatggaaaagaGAATCAAGATACCAAAGGAGGTGGAAATCAGAAGAAACAGTTCAATGGTGGTAGAGGTGGTTACAAtggaggtggaagaggtggaagaggaaAATTTGACAAGAAACACATTCAATGCTATAATTGCCAAAATTATGGTCATTTTGCAGATGAATGTAGATTCAGAGAGGAATCAAGTGATGTTGAAGCCAAAATGGCtagaaatgatgatgatgatgatgaaggctCAGTGATGCTTCTTGTAACTACAAAAGATGAAAGTGACCTTCAAGAGAAATGGTATCTTGACACTGGATGTACAACACACATGACAGGGAGGAAAGATTGGTTCACAAGCCTAAAGGCTACTCAGAATCACAATGTTAAGTTTGCAGACAATAACAGCCTTGCAGTACAAGCTATTGGTGATGTAACCATCAAAAGAAAGGATGGCAAGTGTTCAGTGATCTCTGGTGTATTGTACATACCAGGTATGAAATGTAATCTACTCAGCATAGGCCAATTGCTAGAGAAAGATTATAGAATTGTAATGGAGAATAAGTTGCTGAAAGTGTACAACACTAAAGGTAACCTGATGTTGAAAACTGAAATGTCAAAGAATAGGACATTCAAGATTGGGCTCAATGTTCTGAATCACAAGTGCTTGATGACTGCATCAAGCAGAGAAGAATGGAGATGGCACTATAGAATGGGGCACTTGAATTTCAAGGACCTCAGCTtgctgcaaaaataa